The Actinocorallia herbida DNA window CGACCGAGCCGCTGCCCGCGCCGATGTCCCACACGAGGTCGCCGACGCGCGGGCCGAGCCGGGCGAGGATGTGCGCGCGCGCCTCGGCCTTGGTGATCTGGCCGTTCCGGTGCTCGAACTCCGTCTCGGGCAGGGCCCAGCCGTCGGGCCCGGGCCGCGCCCCCGCGATCCACCCGGACGGCCCGACGGGCTTGCGCGGGTCGTAGACGATGACGACGTTCGGGTCGTTCCAGGGCCGGGTGGTCGCCTCGGCGGGCCGGACCCGGACGACCCTCTCCTCGGGGCTCCCGAGGTTCTCGCAGACGACGAAGGCGCGCGGCGTCTGCGGATGGAGTTCCCTGCCCAGTTCGGCGGGCCCGGCTCCGGGCGCGGTCAGCACCGCGACCTTGGGGTGCGCCCGGCAGGCGTTGACGGCCCGGCGCAGGTCCCGGCCGTGGGCGGACACCACCAGGGCGTCGTCCCACGACATGCCCGCACGGGCGAAGGCCAGCGCCACAGAGGAACGCGCGGGGAAGACGGCCAAGGTGTGTCCCCGCTCCCGCAGCGCCCGGACGATCCCGAAGAACCCGGGATCCCCGCTGGCCAGGACGACCGGGCTGCCTTCGTGCGCGCCGAGCGCGTCCAAGGCCGGTTCCAGAGGGCCCAGCTCATAGGTGGGCACTTCAGGGGGGACGCCCGGGGCGGCGGCGATGTTGCGGGCGCCTCCGACGACGAGGGTCGCCTTCTCCAGGTGCCGCCGCGCCTCCGGGTCGAGGGGGCCGCCGTCCAGGCCGATGACCGTCACGCGCATGCTGCCACGAACCTTTCCGCGATCCGGGGGCTGCCCGCCCAGTGCAGGTGAAGGTAGGAGGCGAAGACGTTCCCTTGGACGAACCCCTCAGGGCCCTCGGCCGTCCACTGCCATGCGGGGGTGCCGCCTCGCGGGGGCGTCATCGCGGTCCGGTGGAACTCATGCCCGCGCACCCGCTCCCCCACCCGTGTGAGGGCAGAGTCGGCGACCGCGACCGCGCGCCGGTAGCCGAGGGTCAGCTTCGGGGTCATGGCGGCGGTCGCGTCCAGGACTCCGCACATGGGGACGCCGTCCAGCTCCCCGGCGAGGTAGAGCATTCCCGCGCACTCGGCGTAGACCGGGCCGTACCGATCGGCCCGGGAACCCGGCTTCGCCGGGGAGCCCGCCACCGAGCCGTGCCCATTGGCCCGGTGACCGGCTCTTGGAGAACCCGGCTTCGCCGGGGAGCCCGCCACCGAGCCGGTGAAGGCGGCGATCGCGTCCATGAGCCGTTTGTTGCCGCCGAGTTCGGCCGCGTACATCTCGGGGAAGCCGCCGCCGATGACGAGCCCGCGGACTCCCTCGGGGAGGTCCTCGTCGCGCAGC harbors:
- the cbiE gene encoding precorrin-6y C5,15-methyltransferase (decarboxylating) subunit CbiE; the protein is MRVTVIGLDGGPLDPEARRHLEKATLVVGGARNIAAAPGVPPEVPTYELGPLEPALDALGAHEGSPVVLASGDPGFFGIVRALRERGHTLAVFPARSSVALAFARAGMSWDDALVVSAHGRDLRRAVNACRAHPKVAVLTAPGAGPAELGRELHPQTPRAFVVCENLGSPEERVVRVRPAEATTRPWNDPNVVIVYDPRKPVGPSGWIAGARPGPDGWALPETEFEHRNGQITKAEARAHILARLGPRVGDLVWDIGAGSGSVGIECARLGAAVIAVERDEESCARIRRNVQRHHVKVAVSRGEAPAVLDHLPVPDAIFVGGGGLRTIEACAPLALRAMVVSLAAVERVAPTLALLKAEGYSAEAVQLSAARFAPLPDGTHRLQPTNPVFVVSGAR